A genomic window from Lotus japonicus ecotype B-129 chromosome 1, LjGifu_v1.2 includes:
- the LOC130732873 gene encoding fasciclin-like arabinogalactan protein 2, translating into MKQFPLLATYSLVFFFLIATMSLPSSTTAAAAANGSHNITRILAKHPDFSTFNHYLTLTHLAGEINHRQTITILAIDNAAMSSLLDKHLTLSTLKNVLSLHVLVDYFGAKKLHQITNGTTLVSSMFQATGSAAGTAGYVNITNLKGGKVGFAAEDNDGLHSFYVKSVEELPYVISVLEISQPLSSADAEAPTAAPSDIDVISIMSKQGCKAFADLLRTSKALPTFKENVNGGLTVFCPTDSAVNGFLPKYKNLTDSQKVSLLLYHGVPVYQSLQMLKSNNGIMNTLATEGANKYDFTVQNDGEDVNLETKVNTAGIIGTLIDQDPFVVYKISKVLMPRELFKGVTEKTVSPAESPKPAKKKSKSTKKGNADDDAADSPADGPADDDSDNQTAADDNSGVTGLNQGFRFTMVFFSLVIGFLVL; encoded by the coding sequence ATGAAGCAATTCCCACTACTTGCCACTTACTCtcttgtcttcttcttcctcatagCAACCATGTCACTTCCTTCCTCCACCACCGCAGCCGCCGCCGCCAATGGCAGCCACAACATTACCCGCATTCTCGCCAAACACCCCGACTTCTCCACCTTCAACCACtacctcaccctcacccacctCGCCGGCGAGATCAACCACCGCCAAACCATCACCATCCTCGCCATCGACAACGCCGCCATGTCCTCCCTCCTCGACAAGCACCTCACCCTCTCCACCCTAAAAAACGTCCTCTCCCTCCACGTCCTCGTCGACTACTTTGGCGCCAAAAAGCTCCACCAGATAACCAACGGAACCACCCTCGTCTCCTCCATGTTCCAGGCCACCGGCTCCGCCGCCGGAACCGCCGGCTACGTCAACATCACCAACCTCAAAGGAGGCAAAGTAGGCTTCGCCGCTGAGGACAACGACGGCCTCCACTCATTCTACGTCAAATCAGTGGAAGAGCTTCCATACGTCATCTCTGTTCTCGAAATCTCTCAACCCCTGAGCTCCGCCGACGCCGAAGCACCGACCGCAGCTCCGAGCGATATCGACGTCATCTCCATCATGTCCAAACAAGGCTGCAAAGCCTTCGCAGATTTACTCAGAACCTCGAAAGCTCTTCCCACATTCAAGGAAAACGTTAATGGCGGTTTAACCGTGTTCTGCCCCACCGACAGCGCCGTCAACGGATTCCTCCCCAAGTACAAGAACCTCACCGATTCCCAAAAGGTTTCTCTCTTGCTGTACCACGGTGTTCCTGTTTACCAATCGTTGCAGATGCTCAAGTCCAACAACGGAATCATGAACACTCTGGCTACAGAGGGTGCTAACAAGTACGATTTTACAGTGCAGAACGATGGGGAAGATGTGAATTTGGAAACCAAGGTTAACACTGCTGGGATTATTGGGACATTGATTGATCAAGACCCTTTTGTGGTGTACAAGATTAGCAAGGTGTTGATGCCTAGAGAGTTGTTTAAAGGTGTTACTGAGAAAACTGTGTCTCCTGCAGAGTCACCTAAGCCAGCAAAGAAGAAGAGTAAGAGCACTAAGAAGGGGAATGCTGATGATGATGCTGCAGATTCACCTGCAGATGGACCTGCAGATGATGACTCAGATAATCAGACAGCTGCTGATGACAACAGTGGTGTTACTGGATTGAATCAAGGGTTCAGATTCACCATGGTTTTCTTCAGTTTGGTTATTGGATTTTTGGTTCTATAA
- the LOC130732874 gene encoding nudix hydrolase 2-like has protein sequence MEGQNIEMLNAVEDKFGGVVINVKDPIDSMLFPSLLEASMSNWRHHGKKGIWLNLPIQHSNLVHSAVQAGFRYHHAEPDYLMLVCWIPDTPDTLPANASHRVGVGAFVTNNKGEVLVVREANGRFRGTGVWKMPTGSVNEGEDICDAAIREVKEETGIETTFGEVLAFRQSHKSFYQKSDVFFVCMLQPKSFDIQSQASEIEAAQWMPVEDYAAQAFVQENELFDLIAKICLSKLDSNYTGFSNVLTTTSSGKKTYLYLNNRDASHLLASKHEQA, from the exons ATGGAAGGCCAAAACATTGAAATGCTTAACGCTGTTGAGGATAAATTTGGAGGTGTTGTCATCAACGTCAAGGACCCTATAGATTCTATGCTCTTCCCTTCTTTATTGGAAGCTTCCATGTCCAATTGGAGGCACCACGGAAAGAAGGGAATCTGGCTTAACTTGCCCATCCAACATTCCAATCTTGTTCATTCTGCGGTCCAGGCTGGATTTAGGTACCACCATGCTGAGCCTGATTACTTGATGCTCGTGTGCTGGATCCCTGATACCCCTGATACACTTCCTGCTAATGCTTCACATCGTGTCGGTGTTGGCGCTTTTGTCACCAACAACAAAGGGGAGGTGCTTGTGGTTCGGGAAGCCAATGGCAGATTTAGAGGCACAGGTGTATGGAAGATGCCTACAGGATCTGTTAATGAG GGTGAGGATATTTGTGATGCTGCAATCAGAGAGGTCAAAGAAGAGACAGGG ATAGAGACTACATTTGGTGAAGTTTTAGCATTCAG GCAAAGTCATAAGTCTTTCTACCAGAAATCAGATGTGTTCTTTGTTTGCATGTTGCAACCTAAATCCTTTGACATTCAAAGCCAGGCTTCAGAAATTGAGGCAGCTCAG TGGATGCCAGTTGAAGATTATGCAGCCCAGGCTTTTGTGCAAGAAAATGAgctctttgacttgattgcaaAAATATGCTTATCGAAGTTGGATAGCAACTACACTGGCTTTTCTAACGTTCTTACCACTACATCTTCTGGCAAGAAAACATATCTGTACCTCAACAACCGTGATGCTAGCCACTTGTTAGCCTCCAAACATGAGCAAGCTTAA
- the LOC130732875 gene encoding acetyl-CoA acetyltransferase 2, with amino-acid sequence MAPVAAASSDSIKPRDVCIVGVARTPMGAFLGTLSSVPATKLGSVAIEAALKRANVDPSLVEEVYFGNVLSANLGQAPARQAALGAGLPKSVVCTTVNKVCASGMKATMLAAQSIQLGINDVVVAGGMENMSSAPKYLAEARKGSRLGHDSLVDGMLKDGLWDAYKDVGMGVCAELCADNHSITREQQDDHAIQSFERGIAAQDSSAFTWEIAPVEVSGGRGRPSTIVDKDEGLGKFDAAKLRKLRPSFKESGGSVTAGNASSISDGAAALVLVSGEKALKLGLQVIAKITGYADAAQEPELFTTAPAIAIPKAIANAGLETSQIDFYEINEAFSVVALANQKLLGLNSEKVNVHGGAVSLGHPLGCSGARILVTLLGVLKQKNGKYGVGGVCNGGGGASALVVELL; translated from the exons ATGGCTCCCGTAGCAGCAGCGTCTTCAGATTCTATCAAGCCTAGAG ATGTTTGCATTGTCGGTGTTGCTCGCACACCCATGGGTGCGTTTCTTGGTACTCTGTCATCTGTACCTGCCACCAAGCTAGGCTCTGTAGCTATTGAAG CTGCTCTTAAAAGGGCCAATGTTGATCCATCACTTGTGGAAGAAGTATATTTTGGGAATGTTCTTAGTGCAAATTTGGGGCAAGCTCCTGCCAGACAAGCTGCTCTTGGAGCAGGACTGCCCAAATCAGTAGTCTGCACTACTGTTAACAAAGTTTGTGCATCAGGAATGAAAG CTACAATGCTTGCTGCTCAGAGTATTCAATTAGGTATTAATGATGTTGTTGTGGCTGGTGGTATGGAGAACATGTCGAGTGCACCTAAATACCTGGCTGAAGCAAG GAAAGGATCCCGTCTTGGACACGATTCACTTGTTGATGGGATGTTGAAAGATGGTTTGTGGGATGCCTATAAGGATGTTGGCATGGGAGTGTGTGCTGAACTGTGTGCAGATAACCATTCAATAACAAGAGAACAGCAG GATGACCATGCGATTCAGAGTTTTGAACGTGGAATTGCTGCCCAAGATAGTAGTGCCTTTACGTGGGAAATTGCTCCAGTTGAAGTCTCTGGTGGAAGGGGAAGACCATCAACAATCGTTGATAAAGATGAAGGTCTAGGAAAG TTTGATGCTGCCAAGTTACGCAAACTCCGACCAAGTTTCAAGGAGAGTGGGGGTTCTGTCACTGCTGGCAATGCTTCCAGCATAAG TGATGGTGCTGCTGCCCTAGTTTTGGTGAGTGGAGAGAAAGCATTGAAGCTTGGGCTTCAAGTTATTGCGAAAATTACTGGATATGCTGATGCTGCTCAG GAGCCAGAGTTATTTACAACAGCTCCagccattgccatccctaaagCTATTGCCAATGCGGGGTTGGAGACTTCACAAATTGATTTCTATGAAATTAATGAAGCCTTCTCG GTTGTGGCTCTTGCAAATCAGAAACTCCTTGGGCTTAATTCG GAAAAAGTAAATGTACATGGCGGAGCTGTATCATTGGGTCATCCTCTTGGTTGCAGTGGTGCTCGTATCCTAGTGACGCTTTTGGGG GTACTGAAGCAGAAAAATGGGAAATACGGTGTTGGTGGCGTTTGtaatggaggaggtggtgcatCTGCCCTTGTTGTGGAACTTCTGTAA
- the LOC130732878 gene encoding uncharacterized protein LOC130732878, whose amino-acid sequence MGMVVVISLPFILFCLILGFGCFFFGKARGRREVQTNPQVYGMPTPPPGAPDAFTCSPPPPHSKPHFASNV is encoded by the coding sequence ATGggaatggtggtggtgatttCTCTCCCTTTCATATTGTtctgcttaattctgggttttgGATGTTTCTTCTTTGGAAAAGCTAGAGGAAGACGCGAAGTGCAGACTAACCCCCAAGTTTATGGTATGCCAACTCCACCACCAGGTGCTCCAGATGCCTTCACTTGctcacctcctccacctcattccaAGCCACACTTTGCTTCCAACGTTTAA